The Streptomyces sp. NL15-2K genome contains a region encoding:
- a CDS encoding ABC transporter substrate-binding protein, whose product MHASGGCRPISGKKRRPQRTRRLRAFAVLPLLASMLAACGGDEAAGRPTVNWYNFPDDSGALQKAADRCSKASGGRYSIAYNRLPRAADGQRQQLVRRLAAEDTALDILGLDVTWAAEFAEARWIREWTGAVKRQATEGTLRVPLQTSTWQGKLYAVPYNTNTQLLWYRKDLVPTPPRTWAEMLDMAGDLARHGKPHLVEIQGAQYEGLTVWFNTLINSAGGSILNRNATEPSLGSPAVRAAGIMRDLARSEAADPSLPNQMEDQNRLAMESGVAAFELNYPFVYPSMRQNNPELFKNFRWAPYPRVDAARPARPTIGGIDLAVSAYSRHPDLAFEAALCLRNRDNQLTAALEGGLPPTLRALYDEPAFMKEYPFSKEVLAALESASVRPLTPAYQNVSIAVSHTLSPPSEIDPESSVDTIREQIDKALRSEGVIP is encoded by the coding sequence GTGCACGCGAGTGGCGGCTGCCGGCCGATTTCCGGGAAGAAACGCCGTCCGCAAAGGACGCGACGACTGCGGGCGTTCGCCGTACTGCCCCTGCTGGCGTCGATGCTCGCCGCCTGCGGCGGGGACGAGGCCGCAGGTCGGCCCACCGTGAACTGGTACAACTTCCCCGACGACTCCGGCGCACTCCAGAAGGCGGCCGACCGGTGCAGCAAGGCGTCGGGCGGTCGCTACTCGATCGCTTACAACAGGCTTCCGCGTGCCGCCGACGGCCAGCGCCAGCAACTCGTCCGCAGGCTCGCCGCCGAGGACACCGCGCTCGACATCCTGGGCCTCGACGTCACCTGGGCGGCGGAGTTCGCCGAGGCGCGCTGGATCCGGGAATGGACGGGGGCGGTGAAGCGCCAGGCCACCGAGGGCACCCTGCGCGTACCGCTGCAGACCTCGACCTGGCAGGGCAAGCTGTACGCCGTCCCGTACAACACCAACACCCAACTGCTCTGGTACCGCAAGGACCTGGTGCCCACCCCGCCCAGGACCTGGGCCGAGATGCTGGACATGGCCGGTGACCTTGCCCGGCACGGAAAACCACACCTCGTGGAAATCCAGGGAGCCCAGTACGAGGGCCTGACCGTCTGGTTCAACACGCTGATCAACAGTGCGGGCGGCTCGATCCTCAACCGGAACGCGACCGAGCCCTCCCTGGGCTCTCCTGCCGTGCGGGCCGCCGGGATCATGCGGGACCTTGCGAGGTCTGAGGCCGCGGACCCCTCCCTGCCGAACCAGATGGAGGACCAGAACCGCCTCGCCATGGAGTCGGGGGTGGCGGCGTTCGAGCTCAACTATCCGTTCGTCTATCCGTCGATGAGGCAGAACAACCCGGAGCTGTTCAAGAACTTCCGCTGGGCGCCGTACCCGCGGGTCGACGCGGCCCGTCCGGCACGGCCCACCATCGGCGGCATCGACCTGGCGGTGAGCGCCTACTCGCGCCACCCCGATCTGGCCTTCGAGGCGGCCCTGTGCCTGCGCAACCGCGACAACCAGCTCACCGCCGCGCTGGAGGGTGGCCTGCCGCCCACCCTGCGCGCCCTGTACGACGAACCGGCGTTCATGAAGGAGTACCCCTTCTCCAAGGAAGTGCTGGCCGCCCTGGAGTCGGCGAGCGTGCGACCGCTCACCCCGGCCTACCAGAACGTGTCGATCGCGGTCTCCCACACACTCTCCCCGCCCTCCGAGATCGACCCGGAAAGCTCGGTCGACACCATCAGGGAACAGATCGACAAGGCCCTGCGATCCGAGGGTGTGATCCCGTGA
- a CDS encoding aspartate/glutamate racemase family protein — protein MTALGFLYPGHSAEDDYPRIEQLLGSDIRLDVVHTDIGEDAHRVDALREMGSAGRLAAGVEELRLAGAESVVWACTSGSFVYGWEGAHEQVRTLALTAGMPASSTSFAFMHAVRELGAGRVAVGATYPDDVADLFAEFLRAGGAEVVALRGSGIITAAEVGTWGEAEVFALAREADDPDAQALLLPDTALHTAAHIPALEKEIGKPVLTANQVTVWEALRLTDRRVNAPALGALFTREPIVQA, from the coding sequence ATGACAGCACTCGGATTCCTCTACCCGGGCCACTCCGCCGAGGACGACTATCCGCGCATCGAGCAACTGCTGGGCAGCGACATCCGACTGGACGTGGTGCACACCGACATCGGTGAGGACGCCCACCGGGTCGACGCCCTGCGCGAGATGGGCTCCGCGGGGCGGCTCGCGGCGGGCGTCGAGGAACTCCGCCTGGCGGGCGCCGAGTCCGTGGTGTGGGCCTGCACCAGCGGCAGCTTCGTCTACGGCTGGGAGGGCGCCCACGAGCAGGTGCGCACCCTCGCCCTCACGGCGGGCATGCCGGCGTCCTCCACGTCCTTCGCCTTCATGCACGCGGTGCGGGAGCTGGGGGCCGGGCGGGTCGCGGTGGGCGCGACGTACCCGGACGACGTGGCGGACCTCTTCGCGGAGTTCCTGCGGGCGGGCGGTGCGGAGGTCGTGGCGCTTCGCGGCTCCGGGATCATCACGGCGGCGGAGGTCGGCACGTGGGGCGAGGCGGAGGTGTTCGCGCTCGCACGCGAGGCCGATGATCCGGATGCCCAGGCGCTCCTGCTGCCCGACACGGCGCTGCATACGGCGGCCCACATCCCGGCCCTGGAAAAGGAAATCGGCAAGCCGGTCCTCACGGCGAACCAGGTGACGGTGTGGGAGGCGCTGAGGCTGACGGACCGCCGGGTGAACGCGCCGGCGCTGGGGGCGCTGTTCACCAGGGAGCCGATCGTCCAGGCCTGA
- a CDS encoding D-2-hydroxyacid dehydrogenase, which produces MTAPESGPPPSFGASAEGTPTVLVLDADPLPRLGRLTGRARIEHADESTLAERLPYADVLLVWDFTSHAVRAAWPGEGPRPRWVHTASAGVDHLMCPELAASDTVVTNARGVFDQPIAEYVAALVLAMAKDLPRTWDLQRERTWRHRESERVSGTRACVVGAGPIGRAIVSTLEALGITAALVGRTPRAGVHGPEDLDRLLARADWVIAAAPLTEQTHGMFDARRFGVMQPSARFVNIGRGQLVVEDALAEALSKRWIAGAALDVFEHEPLTADSPLWQVPNLIVSPHMSGDTVGWREELGTQFVEMYERWEAGKPLPNVVDKQRGYVPGH; this is translated from the coding sequence ATGACAGCACCCGAATCCGGTCCGCCTCCCTCTTTCGGCGCTTCCGCCGAAGGCACCCCCACAGTCCTCGTCCTCGACGCCGATCCGCTGCCCCGGCTCGGCCGCCTCACCGGCCGCGCCCGGATCGAGCACGCGGATGAATCGACGCTCGCCGAGCGGCTGCCGTACGCCGATGTGCTGCTGGTGTGGGACTTCACCTCGCACGCGGTACGGGCGGCCTGGCCGGGTGAGGGCCCGCGGCCGCGCTGGGTGCACACGGCGAGCGCGGGCGTGGACCACCTGATGTGTCCCGAACTCGCCGCCTCCGACACGGTGGTGACGAACGCCCGGGGCGTCTTCGACCAGCCGATCGCCGAGTACGTCGCCGCGCTCGTGCTGGCGATGGCCAAGGATCTGCCCCGCACCTGGGACCTCCAGCGGGAGCGGACCTGGCGGCACCGCGAGTCGGAGCGGGTCTCCGGCACGCGCGCGTGCGTCGTGGGGGCCGGGCCCATCGGACGGGCGATCGTCTCCACGCTCGAGGCGCTCGGCATCACCGCCGCGCTCGTCGGCCGCACCCCGCGCGCCGGTGTCCACGGCCCCGAGGACCTCGACCGGCTGCTGGCCCGCGCCGACTGGGTGATCGCGGCGGCGCCGCTGACCGAGCAGACGCACGGCATGTTCGACGCCCGCCGCTTCGGCGTGATGCAGCCTTCCGCGCGGTTCGTCAACATCGGCCGGGGGCAGTTGGTGGTCGAGGACGCGCTCGCGGAGGCGCTGTCCAAGCGCTGGATCGCGGGTGCGGCCCTGGACGTCTTCGAGCATGAGCCGCTGACCGCCGACAGCCCGTTGTGGCAGGTCCCGAACCTGATCGTCTCCCCGCACATGAGCGGCGACACGGTTGGCTGGCGGGAGGAACTGGGCACTCAGTTCGTGGAGATGTACGAGCGCTGGGAGGCGGGAAAGCCGCTGCCGAACGTGGTCGACAAGCAGCGTGGGTACGTACCAGGCCACTGA
- a CDS encoding GNAT family N-acetyltransferase, translating into MAEVTYERHESPGGAHRLDAFLPAYEEVYAEPPYCEGPRDVAEFIDHYQVQAQRPGFRLVLAREGDEVIGFTYGYYLAPDTRWWKNLQGIELPEHFTREDGHRTFVIIELAVRKAWRRRGIATALHTRLLDGLDAERVTLTMRPEPEAAPAQSAYAAWGYRNVGVSHPWDEAPLYDCMVRDLR; encoded by the coding sequence ATGGCCGAGGTGACGTACGAGCGGCATGAGAGTCCGGGCGGCGCCCACCGACTCGACGCCTTCCTCCCCGCCTACGAGGAGGTGTACGCCGAGCCGCCGTACTGCGAGGGCCCGCGCGACGTCGCCGAGTTCATCGACCATTACCAGGTGCAAGCCCAGCGGCCCGGCTTCCGTCTCGTCCTGGCCCGCGAGGGAGACGAGGTCATCGGCTTCACATATGGCTACTACCTCGCCCCTGACACCCGCTGGTGGAAGAACCTCCAGGGCATCGAGCTGCCGGAGCACTTCACACGCGAGGACGGCCACCGCACGTTCGTCATCATCGAGCTGGCCGTACGGAAGGCGTGGCGCCGGCGAGGCATCGCCACCGCGCTGCACACGCGGCTCCTCGACGGCCTGGACGCCGAGCGGGTCACGCTGACGATGCGGCCAGAACCCGAGGCCGCGCCGGCGCAGTCCGCCTACGCGGCTTGGGGGTACCGGAACGTCGGCGTGTCCCATCCGTGGGACGAGGCGCCGCTGTACGACTGCATGGTCCGTGATCTCCGCTGA
- a CDS encoding MvdC/MvdD family ATP grasp protein produces MTQHLSGGPVLVVTKELDPAADLVVDELTIRHVPVMRFDTGDFPLTVSLSVEHAAAPWAGVLADEYRSVRLEEVRAVYYRRPRLPAVSEHIEEPHRSWSGEQALAGLLGTL; encoded by the coding sequence GTGACACAGCACCTGTCCGGCGGCCCGGTGCTGGTCGTCACCAAGGAACTGGACCCCGCGGCGGACCTGGTGGTCGACGAGCTGACGATCCGGCATGTGCCGGTGATGCGGTTCGACACGGGCGACTTCCCGCTCACCGTCTCCCTGTCCGTCGAGCACGCTGCAGCACCCTGGGCGGGGGTCCTGGCTGACGAGTACCGCTCCGTGCGGCTGGAGGAGGTGCGGGCCGTCTACTACAGGCGGCCCCGCCTTCCCGCCGTCTCCGAGCACATCGAGGAGCCCCACCGCTCGTGGTCCGGCGAACAGGCGTTGGCCGGCCTCCTCGGCACGCTGTAA
- a CDS encoding amidase — protein MPELTELTAVQLVDGYRKGEFSPVEATRAALERAEAIQPEVNAFVRLLADQALAQARASADRWRRGEPAGLVDGVPTTVKDILLLRGAPTLKGSKAISEHGRWDEDAPSVARLREHGAVFLGKTTTPEFGWKGVTDSPLNGVTRNPHDPSRTAGGSSGGAAAAVARGAGPLALGTDGGGSVRIPAAFCGIFALKPTYGRVPLYPASAFGTLAHVGPMTRTAADAALLLDVIGTPDSRDWSALGAAPGSFAAGLSGGVHGLRVAYSPTLGGQVAVQPAVAAAVRRAVERLADLGAYVTEADPDFTEPVDAFHTLWFSGAARVTQPFGPHQRELLDPGLREICDQGARYSALDYLAAVDVRMELGRRMGHFHDSYDLLVTPTLPITAFEAGAEVPKGSGHRRWTGWTPFTYPFNMTQQPAASVPVGTDGDGLPVGLQIVAARHRDDLVLRAAHALDEAGVTGAGS, from the coding sequence ATGCCGGAGCTCACCGAACTGACCGCAGTACAACTCGTCGACGGCTACCGCAAGGGCGAATTCAGCCCCGTGGAGGCGACCCGCGCGGCCCTGGAGCGGGCGGAGGCGATCCAGCCGGAGGTGAACGCCTTCGTGCGCCTCCTCGCGGACCAGGCCCTCGCGCAGGCGCGGGCGTCGGCCGACCGATGGCGGCGCGGCGAGCCGGCCGGGCTGGTGGACGGCGTGCCGACCACGGTGAAGGACATCCTGCTGCTGCGCGGGGCGCCGACACTCAAGGGCTCGAAGGCGATCTCGGAGCACGGCCGCTGGGACGAGGACGCCCCGTCCGTCGCCCGGCTGCGCGAGCACGGTGCCGTCTTCCTCGGCAAGACCACGACACCCGAGTTCGGCTGGAAGGGCGTGACGGACTCGCCGCTGAACGGAGTGACCCGCAATCCCCACGACCCGTCGCGCACCGCGGGCGGCTCCAGCGGCGGCGCGGCGGCGGCCGTGGCTCGTGGCGCGGGACCGCTCGCCCTCGGCACGGACGGCGGCGGCAGTGTCCGTATCCCGGCGGCCTTCTGCGGCATCTTCGCGCTCAAGCCGACGTACGGCCGAGTCCCGCTGTACCCCGCGAGCGCTTTCGGCACCCTCGCCCACGTGGGCCCGATGACGCGCACCGCGGCGGACGCCGCCCTCCTCCTCGACGTCATCGGCACCCCCGACTCCCGTGACTGGTCGGCGCTCGGCGCGGCGCCCGGCTCGTTCGCGGCGGGGCTGTCGGGCGGGGTGCACGGTCTGCGCGTCGCCTACTCACCCACCCTCGGCGGCCAGGTGGCGGTGCAGCCGGCGGTCGCGGCGGCGGTGCGCCGGGCGGTGGAGCGGCTGGCGGATCTCGGCGCGTACGTGACCGAGGCCGACCCCGACTTCACCGAACCGGTGGACGCCTTCCACACCCTGTGGTTCAGCGGCGCGGCCCGGGTGACCCAGCCCTTCGGCCCGCACCAGCGGGAGCTGCTCGACCCCGGCCTCAGGGAGATCTGCGACCAGGGCGCCCGCTACAGCGCGCTCGACTACCTGGCCGCGGTCGACGTCCGCATGGAGCTCGGCCGCCGCATGGGCCACTTCCACGACTCCTACGACCTGCTGGTCACCCCCACCCTCCCGATCACCGCCTTCGAGGCGGGCGCCGAGGTCCCGAAGGGCTCGGGCCACCGCCGCTGGACGGGCTGGACGCCCTTCACGTACCCGTTCAACATGACCCAGCAGCCGGCCGCGTCCGTACCGGTGGGGACGGACGGCGACGGGCTGCCGGTGGGCCTGCAGATCGTGGCCGCCCGGCACCGGGACGATCTGGTGCTGCGGGCGGCGCACGCGTTGGACGAGGCGGGGGTGACGGGGGCCGGAAGCTGA
- a CDS encoding carbohydrate ABC transporter permease, translating into MAAVGKTHAARWAVVNVLVVLYALFPVWWIAALSFKDPSTLTDGNYIPRKWTWENYRGIFETSEFTRALINSIGIALISTAIAVVLGTMAAYAVARLRFPGKQVLIGMSLLIAMFPPISLVSPLFNIERIIGIFDTWPGLIIPYMTFSLPLAIYTLSAFFREIPWDLEKAAKVDGATPAQAFRLVIAPLAAPGVFTTAILVFIFCWNDFLFAISLTSTESARTVPAAIAFFTGSSQFQQPTGSIAAAAVVITVPIIVFVLLFQRRIVAGLTSGAVKG; encoded by the coding sequence ATGGCCGCCGTGGGGAAGACGCACGCCGCCCGCTGGGCCGTCGTGAACGTGCTGGTGGTGCTGTACGCCCTGTTCCCGGTGTGGTGGATCGCAGCGCTGTCGTTCAAGGACCCCAGCACCCTCACGGACGGCAACTACATCCCCAGGAAATGGACCTGGGAGAACTACCGGGGCATCTTCGAGACCTCCGAATTCACCAGAGCGCTGATCAACTCCATCGGCATCGCGCTGATCTCCACCGCCATCGCGGTGGTGCTGGGCACCATGGCGGCCTACGCGGTGGCCAGGCTGCGGTTCCCCGGCAAGCAGGTACTCATCGGCATGTCGCTGCTGATCGCGATGTTTCCCCCGATCTCCCTGGTGTCACCGCTGTTCAACATCGAACGGATCATCGGGATTTTCGACACCTGGCCCGGGCTGATCATCCCGTACATGACGTTCTCCCTGCCGCTGGCCATCTACACCCTGTCGGCGTTCTTCCGGGAGATCCCCTGGGACCTGGAGAAGGCCGCCAAGGTGGACGGGGCCACTCCCGCACAGGCCTTCCGGCTGGTCATCGCGCCGCTGGCCGCGCCGGGCGTGTTCACCACCGCCATCCTCGTCTTCATCTTCTGCTGGAACGACTTCCTGTTCGCGATCTCGCTGACCTCCACCGAGTCCGCGCGCACCGTGCCCGCCGCGATCGCGTTCTTCACCGGCAGCTCGCAGTTCCAGCAGCCCACCGGGTCGATCGCCGCCGCTGCTGTGGTGATCACCGTCCCGATCATCGTTTTCGTTCTGCTCTTCCAGCGACGGATCGTCGCCGGACTGACCTCCGGGGCGGTCAAGGGGTGA
- the tgmA gene encoding putative ATP-grasp-modified RiPP yields the protein MPTAAALVPFGARAERTPYTVTLEAGSFMYDPVRQVNVLTEGTGALWSRSANLAGSCTNTNWDSKNDDTADPYLMR from the coding sequence ATGCCCACAGCAGCAGCGCTCGTCCCGTTCGGCGCCCGCGCCGAACGCACCCCGTACACCGTGACCCTGGAGGCGGGCTCGTTCATGTACGACCCGGTCCGACAGGTCAACGTCCTGACCGAGGGCACCGGCGCCCTGTGGAGCCGGTCCGCCAACCTGGCCGGAAGCTGCACGAACACCAACTGGGACAGCAAGAACGACGACACCGCCGACCCGTACTTGATGCGGTGA
- a CDS encoding ATP-binding protein, whose amino-acid sequence MTMTAVPVGPQRYQGRYPATREAAVQARRDIALALEAWGLPQLADVARQVVTELVANAVEHTDAATVGASITRTGTESARIVVTDTSRTRLTAGTPAADDENGRGLMLVDALAHAWGSELVHGGKRVWAELRADGEP is encoded by the coding sequence ATGACCATGACGGCCGTACCAGTAGGACCGCAGCGCTATCAGGGGCGCTATCCGGCGACGCGGGAGGCCGCCGTTCAGGCGCGGCGGGACATAGCGCTGGCGCTGGAGGCCTGGGGCCTTCCACAACTGGCGGACGTGGCCCGGCAGGTCGTCACCGAGCTGGTCGCCAACGCGGTGGAGCACACGGACGCCGCCACGGTCGGCGCTTCGATCACCCGGACCGGCACGGAGTCCGCGCGAATCGTCGTGACCGACACCTCACGCACCAGACTCACCGCGGGTACACCGGCGGCCGACGACGAGAACGGCCGCGGCTTGATGCTCGTCGACGCCCTCGCTCACGCGTGGGGCAGTGAGCTCGTGCACGGCGGGAAACGCGTGTGGGCCGAGCTGCGCGCGGACGGCGAACCATGA
- a CDS encoding sugar ABC transporter permease, with protein MSMQAEPAGAPPPPEAERTRRGRAALSAGARQERRLGWLLCSPAVVVMLAVTAYPIGYAVYLSLQRYDLRFPGQAEFVGLSNYGAVLSSSFWWDAFWVTLFITVVSVAIELVLGMAIATVMHRTIFGRGTVRTSVLVPYGIVTVVAAFSWQYAWTPELGYLAELLPSGEAPLTEQWPALWLIILAEVWKTTPFMALLLLAGLALVPEETLKAAMVDGATAWQRFTKITLPLMAPAILVALLFRTLDAFRIFDNIYILTAGAQDTGSVSILGYDNLFTALNLGIGSAISVLIFICVGIIAFTFVKLFGAAAPGAEVKR; from the coding sequence ATGAGCATGCAGGCGGAACCGGCCGGAGCCCCGCCACCCCCGGAGGCGGAGCGGACGCGCCGGGGCCGGGCGGCACTCTCGGCGGGCGCCCGGCAGGAGCGGCGACTCGGCTGGCTGCTCTGCTCACCGGCCGTCGTCGTCATGCTCGCCGTGACCGCGTATCCCATCGGGTACGCCGTCTACCTGTCCCTCCAGCGGTATGACCTGCGCTTTCCGGGACAGGCGGAGTTCGTGGGCCTGAGCAACTACGGGGCTGTGCTGTCCTCCTCGTTCTGGTGGGACGCGTTCTGGGTGACGCTGTTCATCACCGTCGTGTCGGTCGCCATCGAACTGGTCCTCGGCATGGCGATCGCCACCGTGATGCACCGCACGATCTTCGGACGCGGCACCGTACGCACCTCGGTCCTCGTGCCGTACGGCATCGTCACCGTCGTCGCCGCGTTCTCCTGGCAGTACGCCTGGACGCCGGAACTCGGCTACCTCGCCGAGCTGCTGCCCAGCGGCGAGGCACCGCTGACCGAGCAGTGGCCCGCCCTGTGGCTGATCATTCTCGCCGAGGTGTGGAAGACGACGCCGTTCATGGCGCTGCTGCTGCTCGCGGGACTCGCCCTGGTCCCCGAGGAGACCCTGAAGGCGGCCATGGTGGACGGCGCCACCGCCTGGCAGCGCTTCACCAAGATCACGCTGCCGCTGATGGCACCGGCGATCCTGGTGGCGTTGCTCTTCCGCACGCTGGACGCGTTCCGCATCTTCGACAACATCTACATCCTGACCGCGGGCGCCCAGGACACCGGCTCCGTGTCGATCCTCGGCTACGACAACCTCTTCACCGCGCTCAACCTCGGCATCGGGTCGGCGATCTCGGTCCTGATCTTCATCTGCGTCGGGATCATCGCCTTCACCTTCGTCAAACTGTTCGGCGCCGCCGCACCCGGCGCGGAGGTGAAGCGCTGA
- a CDS encoding aspartate/glutamate racemase family protein, whose protein sequence is MDVSFLGGPRPQRGVGVVAPFDFALDRELWRWVPDEVSLHLTRTPYVPVEVSLDLARLVSEHETLHEAVRTLTAVAPEVVAYACTSGSFVGGVAGERAMCGAMTTAGAVPSVTTSGALLEALEELGVRRVALVTPYTVSVTRALEEYVAEAGVTVSGCAYMGLTRHIWKVPYRDVADMARKAVGGDADALFISCTNLPTFDVIPQLEAELRMPVISANQVTMWAALRRLGTRAVGPYQALIDPAARTGGPVLPDATGLPGVAALPDEEQQQEGWT, encoded by the coding sequence ATGGACGTTTCCTTTCTGGGTGGCCCCCGCCCCCAGCGCGGTGTCGGTGTCGTCGCTCCGTTCGACTTCGCCCTCGACCGCGAGCTCTGGCGCTGGGTCCCCGACGAGGTGTCCCTGCACCTGACGCGGACTCCGTACGTCCCGGTCGAGGTCAGTCTCGACCTGGCCCGTCTGGTCAGCGAGCACGAGACCCTGCACGAGGCGGTGCGCACACTGACCGCGGTCGCACCCGAGGTCGTGGCCTACGCGTGTACGTCCGGCAGTTTCGTCGGCGGGGTCGCCGGGGAGCGAGCGATGTGCGGGGCGATGACCACGGCGGGCGCCGTGCCGTCGGTGACGACGTCCGGGGCGCTGCTGGAGGCGCTGGAGGAGCTGGGCGTACGGCGGGTGGCGCTGGTGACGCCGTACACGGTGTCGGTGACCCGCGCGCTGGAGGAGTACGTGGCGGAGGCCGGCGTCACGGTCAGCGGATGCGCGTACATGGGCCTGACCAGGCACATCTGGAAGGTCCCGTACCGCGATGTGGCGGACATGGCCCGCAAGGCCGTGGGCGGCGACGCCGACGCGCTGTTCATCAGCTGCACGAACCTGCCGACGTTCGACGTCATCCCCCAGCTGGAGGCGGAACTGCGGATGCCGGTGATCTCGGCCAACCAGGTGACGATGTGGGCGGCGTTGCGCCGACTGGGTACCCGAGCCGTGGGACCGTACCAGGCGCTGATCGATCCGGCGGCGCGGACCGGCGGTCCCGTACTGCCGGACGCGACCGGACTCCCGGGAGTGGCGGCACTGCCGGACGAAGAGCAGCAGCAGGAAGGCTGGACATGA
- the ugpC gene encoding sn-glycerol-3-phosphate ABC transporter ATP-binding protein UgpC, which translates to MAEIILEGVTKRFPDGALAVQDVDLDIADGEFVILVGPSGCGKSTTLNMIAGLEDITEGTLRIGDRVVNDLAPKERDVAMVFQSYALYPHLSVRENMGFPLRLAKVDKSTVNAKVEEAARILDLTEHLDRKPANLSGGQRQRVAMGRAIVRDPKAFLMDEPLSNLDAKLRVQMRTQISRLQRRLGTTTVYVTHDQTEAMTLGDRVVVMRQGLVQQIGTPAQLYDFPRNLFVAGFIGSPAMNFLNATLETGVLRSPLGDLPLDDRTRQALERRNAPREVIVGLRPEAFEDAALSPERGARRGPVYTATVEVLESLGSDVYVYFTAEGGPASTAELEELAKDSGLRDTGAEAQQLVARLDAATRAREGQPVELRLDMSKAHVFDPATGTNLTHPESAG; encoded by the coding sequence ATGGCCGAGATCATCCTTGAGGGAGTCACCAAGCGCTTTCCCGACGGAGCCCTCGCCGTGCAGGATGTGGACCTCGACATCGCCGACGGCGAGTTCGTGATCCTGGTCGGTCCGTCCGGATGCGGCAAGTCCACCACCCTGAACATGATCGCCGGACTCGAGGACATCACCGAGGGCACCCTGCGCATCGGTGACCGAGTCGTCAACGACCTCGCTCCCAAGGAACGCGACGTCGCCATGGTGTTCCAGAGCTATGCCCTGTACCCGCACTTGAGCGTCCGCGAGAACATGGGCTTTCCGCTGCGCCTGGCGAAGGTGGACAAATCCACCGTCAACGCCAAGGTCGAGGAAGCCGCCCGGATCCTCGACCTGACCGAGCACCTGGACCGCAAGCCCGCCAACCTCTCGGGCGGTCAGCGTCAGCGGGTGGCCATGGGGCGGGCCATCGTCCGTGATCCCAAGGCGTTCCTGATGGACGAGCCGCTGTCCAACCTGGACGCCAAGCTGCGGGTCCAGATGCGCACCCAGATCTCCCGTCTGCAACGGCGCCTCGGCACCACCACCGTGTACGTCACCCACGACCAGACCGAGGCGATGACCCTCGGCGACCGGGTCGTGGTCATGCGGCAGGGCCTGGTCCAGCAGATCGGCACGCCGGCACAGCTCTACGACTTTCCGCGCAACCTCTTCGTCGCGGGCTTCATCGGCTCCCCGGCGATGAACTTCCTGAACGCCACGCTGGAGACCGGTGTTCTGCGCTCGCCCCTGGGCGACCTGCCCCTCGACGACCGTACGCGGCAGGCACTCGAACGGCGGAACGCGCCCCGCGAGGTCATCGTCGGGCTGCGGCCCGAGGCCTTCGAGGACGCGGCCCTGTCGCCCGAGCGAGGTGCCCGGCGCGGCCCGGTCTACACCGCCACCGTGGAGGTACTGGAGTCACTGGGCTCCGATGTGTACGTCTACTTCACCGCGGAGGGCGGGCCCGCGTCGACCGCGGAACTGGAGGAGCTCGCCAAGGACTCGGGCCTGCGGGACACCGGCGCCGAGGCCCAGCAGCTCGTGGCCCGCCTGGACGCCGCCACGCGCGCCCGCGAGGGCCAACCCGTGGAGCTGCGGCTCGACATGTCCAAGGCCCACGTGTTCGACCCCGCGACCGGAACGAACCTCACGCATCCGGAGAGCGCCGGCTGA